A genomic window from Flavobacterium hankyongi includes:
- a CDS encoding F0F1 ATP synthase subunit epsilon — translation MIVEIVSPEATLFSGEVTSVAVPGVNGEFQMLNNHAPIVSLLVKGNVKIVGSNIKIAKEFAAKFNKVNEQTFWLPINSGTIEMNDNKIIVLAD, via the coding sequence ATGATTGTAGAAATCGTGTCACCAGAAGCCACTTTATTTTCAGGAGAAGTTACCTCAGTAGCAGTTCCAGGAGTAAATGGTGAGTTCCAAATGTTAAATAATCACGCGCCTATAGTGTCATTATTAGTAAAAGGGAATGTGAAAATTGTTGGTTCTAATATTAAAATTGCTAAAGAATTTGCTGCAAAGTTTAATAAAGTAAATGAACAAACATTTTGGTTGCCTATCAATTCAGGAACTATCGAAATGAATGATAATAAAATAATTGTATTGGCTGACTAA